In the Malus domestica chromosome 16, GDT2T_hap1 genome, one interval contains:
- the LOC139193143 gene encoding uncharacterized protein, whose product MARKLRPYFQAHTVIVMTQYPLRSILHGPDASQRVMKWALELGQYGLVFRPRTAIKAQALADFVAEFTPSLGNATVWPNDAPEAAESTLATLTPSNKDFWNLHVDGASNYKGSGAGVVLVTPDGSMLEQAITLGFKASNNEAEYKALLADLRMAKDLAVKKLAIHSDSQLITSQATREYTAKHSRMAQYLEKVRQQLEAFQTYTLTQVPRVDNAHADALAGLGSALDH is encoded by the coding sequence atggctcggaagctcagaccgtactttcaagctcatacagTCATTGTTATGACTCAATATCCCTTACGATCAATATTACATGGTCCAGACgcttctcaacgagtgatgaaatgggcattggaacttggccaatatggTTTAGTTTTCCGACCTCGCACAgcgataaaggcccaagccttggcagACTTCGTAGCGGAATTCACACCTAGCCTAGGCAACGCAACAGTGTGGCCCAACGACGCCCCAGAAGCAGCCGAGAGTACCTTAGCCACACTTACTCCATCCAATAAAGATTTCTGGAACTTACATGTCGACGGAGCATCCAACTATAAAGGCTCGGGAGCAGGTGTAGTTCTTGTTACTCCAGATGgctcaatgctcgagcaggcgatcactctaggtttcaaagcatccaataacgaagcagagtacaaGGCTCTACTAGCAGAcctccgaatggcaaaagacttggcggtgaagaaactcgcaattcattctgattcccaatTAATCACCAGCCAGGCTACTAGGGAATACACGGCAAAACACTCGAGGATGGCAcaatacctagagaaagtaCGCCAGCAGCTTGaagcatttcagacttacactctcactcaagttccgcGGGTAGACAATGCACATGCAGATGCACTAGCTGGTTTAGGCTCCGCCCTTGACCACTAA
- the LOC139193144 gene encoding uncharacterized protein: MIRINGIFTESEHLGATNNSKKRKIQQALLISQVQAVDTQPGPIIGFTEQDAEGVDFPHDDALVVSVQLAHAIVDRMMVDNGSAVNLLQLSVIQKMGLESTIIRRAEVLTGFNGHTSTAIGHITLDVKTPSVVLKQTFTIVSDPSPYNGILGRPWLIKLDAVTSVKNQKILFRIPGGEVREIKSDQVSSLRCTVQMLKE, encoded by the coding sequence ATGATTCGAATCAATGGCATTTTCACTGAATCCGAGCACTTGGGGGCCACTAATAACtccaaaaagaggaagatccaaCAGGCTTTACTAATCTCACAAGTTCAAGCAGTCGATACCCAACCTGGACCTATCATTGGCTTCACGGAGCAGGATGCGGAAGGAGTCGACTTCCCACACGACGATGCATTAGTAgtatctgtccaactagcccatgctatagtcgacaggatgatggttgacaatggaagtgcagtcaacctacttcaactttcggtcattcagaagatgggcctggaaagTACAATCATACGCCGGGCAGAGGTACTTACTGGATTCAACGGACACACCTCAACTGCCATCGGCCATATCACACTTGATGTGAAAACACCGTCAGTCGTCTTAAAGCAAACATTCACGATTGTAAGTGACCCAtctccctacaatgggattcttgggagaCCTTGGTTGATCAAGCTGGATGCCGTCACTTCCGTCAAGAATCAAAAAATCTTATTCCGCATCCCAGGAGGAGAAGTCAGAGAGATCAAGTCTGACCAGGTTTCATCCCTACGATGCACTGTGCAAATgttgaaagaataa
- the LOC114823166 gene encoding uncharacterized protein gives MGEVGVAVSGSVVGGGGGSSKFALRHPLSPFAVVGLRNLRALEFGIITIRKKRSAERLVTECLVSKMADYKGKAVAADATSGAMIFEPIVEDGIFRFDCSANDRNAAHPSVSFTNSKDRETPIMNHNTPSYVPSFECLLGQQIVKLELPSGTSFYGTGEVSGQLERTGKRVFTWNTDAWGYGPGTTSLYQSHPWVLAVLPTGEALGILADTTRRCEIDLRKESMIQFIAPSSYPVVTFGPFASPDGVLISLSHVIGTVFMPPKWSLGYHQCRWSYDSDKKVQEITRTFRAKGIPCDVIWMDIDYMDGFRCFTFDKERFPDPKSLVKGLNQNGIKAIWMLDPGIKQEDGYFVYDSGCKSDVWISRADGRPFVGDVWPGPCVFPDYTQAKVRSWWSNLVKDFTLNGVDGIWNDMNEPAVFKTVTKTMPESNIHKGDDELGGCQNHSHYHNVYGMLMARSTYEGMKLGNEKKRPFVLTRAGFSGSQRYAATWTGDNLSTWEHLHMSISMVLQLGLSGQPLSGPDIGGFGGNATPKLFGRWMGIGSMFPFCRGHSEMDTIDHEPWSFGEECEEVCRLALIRRYRLLPHIYTLFYMAHTTGTPVASPTFFADLKDSSLRKLENSFLLGPLLVIASTEPGQGMDSLQFTLPKGIWLSFDFGDSHPDLPALYLQGGAIIPVGPPHQHLGESDQLEDLTLLVALDEDGKAKGVLYEDDGDGYEFMNGGFLLTHYIAELQSSTVTVKVLKTEGSWKRPKRRLHVQLLLGGGAMVDTWGNDGEVLQIVMPSEQEVGKLVSTSEKQYRTRLETAKPIPDAEVTSAHKGIELSRIPIELKGGDWDIKVVPWIGGRIISMMHRPSGTQWLHSRVDINGYEEYSGTEYRSAGCTEEYNVTERNLEHAGEEESILLEGDIGGGLVLQRQLHIPKNDPKVFRIDSSIIACKVGAGSGGYSRLVCLRVHPMFTLLHPTESYVSFTAIDGSKHEIWPESDEQLFQGDLLPNGEWMLIDKCVGLGLVNRFDASQVYKCLIHWGTGTVNLELWSEDRPVSKQSPLRIAHEYEVVTLP, from the exons ATGGGAGAGGTAGGAGTAGCAGTGAGTGGCAGTGTAGTTGGTGGCGGAGGAGGATCATCGAAATTCGCTCTGAGGCATCCTCTTTCTCCGTTTGCGGTGGTCGGATTGAGGAACCTCCGTGCTCTTGAATTTGGGATCATCACCATCAG AAAGAAGAGGTCTGCTGAAAGGTTGGTTACTGAATGTTTGGTATCTAAAATGGCTGATTACAAAGGGAAGGCAGTCGCTGCAGATGCCACGTCAGGAGCTATGATTTTCGAGCCTATTGTTGAGGATGGAATATTCCGATTTGATTGTTCTGCAAATGATCGAAATGCAGCACATCCTAGTGTCTCTTTTACTAATAGCAAGGATAGAGAAACACCAATAATGAATCACAACACACCTTCATATGTCCCAAGTTTCGAATGCCTTTTGGGGCAGCAGATTGTCAAACTTGAG CTTCCTTCCGGGACCTCTTTCTATGGAACTGGGGAAGTTAGTGGGCAACTTGAGCGAACAGGGAAAAGA GTTTTTACTTGGAACACGGATGCATGGGGCTATGGTCCTGGAACTACATCATTGTATCAGTCACATCCTTGGGTGCTGGCTGTTCTTCCAACTGGAGAGGCATTAGGAATTCTTGCTGATACAACACGGCGCTGTGAG ATTGATCTGAGGAAAGAATCGATGATACAGTTCATTGCTCCATCCTCTTATCCGGTCGTTACATTCGGTCCATTTGCTTCACCTGATGGTGTTTTGATATCTTTATCACATGTAATTG GGACTGTATTTATGCCCCCAAAGTGGTCCTTAGGCTATCATCAATGTCGTTGGAGCTATGACTCTGATAAGAAAGTTCAAGAG ATTACAAGAACATTTCGAGCGAAGGGTATTCCTTGTGACGTCATATGGATGGATATTGATTACATGGATGGCTTTCGTTGTTTCACTTTTGACAAG GAGCGCTTTCCAGATCCGAAATCATTGGTAAAGGGTCTAAATCAAAATGGTATCAAGGCCATCTGGATGCTTGACCCAGGGATAAAACAGGAAGATGGTTATTTTGTCTATGATAGTGGTTGTAAAAGTGATGTCTGGATTTCAAGGGCAGATGGAAGACCATTTGTTG GGGACGTGTGGCCTGGGCCTTGTGTTTTTCCAGACTACACACAGGCAAAAGTTCGATCTTGGTGGTCCAATTTAGTCAAAGATTTCACTTTAAATGGTGTTGACGGAATATGGAATGATATGAATGAACCAGCTGTTTTTAAG ACTGTCACAAAAACGATGCCCGAGAGCAATATTCATAAGGGGGATGATGAACTTGGAGGGTGTCAGAATCATTCACACTATCACAAT GTCTATGGCATGCTAATGGCAAGGTCTACTTATGAAGGAATGAAGCTGGGTAATGAAAAAAAACGCCCTTTTGTTCTCACCAGAGCTGGATTTAGTGGTAGCCAACGGTATGCTGCAACGTGGACAGGAGATAATCTTTCAACTTGGGAGCACCTCCATATGAGCATTTCCATGGTTCTTCAATTG GGACTTAGTGGTCAGCCACTATCAGGGCCTGATATTGGTGGTTTTGGTGGAAATGCAACACCCAAGCTCTTTGGACGGTGGATGGGTATAGGTTCTATGTTTCCCTTTTGCCGTGGGCACTCTGAAATGGACACGATTGACCATGAGCCCTGGTCGTTTGGGGAAGAG TGTGAAGAAGTATGCCGTTTGGCATTAATTAGGCGCTACCGTCTTCTACCACATATTTACACTCTCTTCTATATGGCTCATACAACAGGCACTCCAGTGGCAAGTCCTACATTTTTTGCTG ATCTCAAGGACTCCAGCTTAAGGAAATTGGAGAATTCTTTTTTGTTGGGTCCACTTCTAGTCATTGCCAG CACTGAGCCTGGTCAGGGGATGGATAGTTTGCAGTTCACATTGCCCAAAGGAATTTGGTTGAGTTTTGATTTTGGTGATTCACATCCA GATTTACCAGCTTTATATTTGCAAGGTGGAGCAATTATTCCCGTGGGTCCTCCTCATCAGCATCTTGGCGAATCTGATCAATTAGAAGACTTGACACTCCTTGTGGCTTTAGATGAAGATG GGAAAGCTAAAGGTGTTCTCTATGAAGATGATGGTGATGGATACGAGTTCATGAATGGTGGATTCTTGTTGACACACTATATTGCTGAACTTCAATCTTCTACTGTTACCGTTAAAGTTTTAAAAACTGAAGGATCTTGGAAGAGGCCAAAACGTCGGCTACATGTGCAATTATTGCTTGGTGGAGGGGCAATG GTTGATACATGGGGCAATGATGGAGAGGTTCTTCAAATTGTAATGCCTTCAGAACAGGAAGTTGGGAAGCTGGTTTCCACTAGTGAGAAGCAATACCGAACTCGTTTGG AAACTGCCAAGCCTATTCCAGATGCGGAAGTGACTTCTGCGCACAAAGGAATAGAACTTTCGAGGATTCCTATTGAACTGAAAGGTGGTGATTGGGATATTAAAGTCGTTCCCTGGATTGGTGGTAGAATTATTTCCATGATGCACCGCCCTTCAG GGACACAATGGCTTCACAGTAGAGTTGACATTAATGGGTATGAAGAGTATAGTGGTACTGAGTACCGCTCTGCTGGATGTACTGAGGAATACAATGTTACAGA ACGGAATCTTGAGCATGCTGGAGAGGAGGAATCTATTCTGTTAGAAGGTGATATTGGGGGTGGTTTGGTTCTCCAACGACAGTTACATATTCCAAAGAATGATCCCAAGGTTTTCCGAATTGACTCTAGCATTATAGCATGCAAAGTTGGTGCTGGttctggtggatattcaag GCTGGTCTGCCTGAGAGTACACCCAATGTTCACCCTCTTGCACCCTACAGAATCTTATGTCTCATTTACAGCCATCGATGGGTCAAAGCATGAAATTTGGCCTGAATCCGATGAGCAGTTGTTTCAAGGGGATTTACTGCCTAATG GTGAATGGATGCTCATCGATAAATGCGTTGGGTTGGGGCTTGTGAATCGCTTTGATGCTAGCCAAGTTTACAAGTGCCTAATCCATTGGGGAACTGGAACTGTTAATTTGGAGCTGTGGTCCGAGGACAGGCCGGTTTCTAAGCAATCACCTCTTAGAATTGCCCACGAGTATGAGGTTGTGACACTCCCGTAG
- the LOC114823167 gene encoding ubiquinol oxidase 2, mitochondrial-like yields the protein MMMASRRHAANSMAGTVRLFTTATAANKPLMAAAVHLLPLNYLHSGCGGALVRSASTSAANVDVAAEGHNTTAPSAAGHGGGKDDEKTITSYWGVGPTKVTKQDGTEWKWTCFRPWETYKADVSIDLKKHHVPTTLLDRMAYRTVKSLRWPTDLFFQRRYGCRAMMLETVAAVPGMVGGMLLHCKSLRRFEHSGGWIKALLEEAENERMHLMTFMEVANPKWYERALVFAVQGVFFNAYFVGYMVSPKFAHRMVGYLEEEAIHSYTEFLKELDKGNIENVPAPAIAIDYWQLPPDSTLRDVVAVVRADEAHHRDVNHFASDIHYNGRELRESPAPIGYH from the exons ATGATGATGGCGAGCCGGAGACACGCGGCGAACTCGATGGCGGGCACAGTACGGCTGTTCACCACTGCAACCGCTGCCAATAAGCCTCTGATGGCTGCTgccgttcatcttcttcctctgaattATCTTCATAGCGGTTGTGGTGGTGCCCTAGTCCGGAGTGCTAGCACCAGTGCTGCAAATGTGGACGTGGCTGCAGAGGGTCATAACACTACGGCCCCTTCCGCTGCTGGCCACGGCGGTGGTAAGGATGATGAGAAGACGATCACCAGCTACTGGGGTGTGGGACCCACCAAAGTCACCAAGCAAGATGGAACCGAATGGAAGTGGACTTGCTTTAGG CCATGGGAGACGTACAAAGCGGACGTCTCGATAGATCTGAAGAAGCATCACGTGCCAACGACTTTGTTGGACAGAATGGCTTACCGGACCGTCAAATCTCTCCGATGGCCTACTGATCTATTCTTCCAG AGGCGGTATGGGTGCCGAGCAATGATGCTAGAAACAGTGGCAGCAGTTCCCGGAATGGTAGGAGGGATGCTGCTGCACTGCAAGTCCCTACGGCGGTTCGAGCACAGCGGAGGGTGGATCAAAGCTCTGCTGGAAGAAGCCGAGAACGAGCGAATGCACCTCATGACATTTATGGAAGTAGCTAACCCCAAGTGGTACGAGCGTGCCCTCGTCTTTGCGGTTCAAGGCGTCTTCTTCAACGCCTACTTCGTAGGGTATATGGTTTCCCCGAAATTCGCTCATCGAATGGTTGGGTACCTTGAGGAGGAAGCAATCCACTCGTACACTGAGTTCCTCAAGGAGCTGGATAAAGGGAACATAGAGAATGTGCCAGCTCCGGCGATTGCCATTGATTACTGGCAGCTGCCACCCGACTCGACTCTGAGAGATGTTGTTGCGGTTGTTAGGGCGGATGAGGCACACCACCGCGATGTCAATCACTTTGCATCG GATATACACTACAATGGACGGGAACTGAGGGAATCACCAGCTCCAATTGGTTATCACTGA